The following coding sequences are from one Nitrospirota bacterium window:
- a CDS encoding tetratricopeptide repeat protein: MLQLSKNSEKSQEINSIIFLAEKLREKFLYSESLKLFEKALKACKMMNDHQTYFKCAISSGDILRMLGKFNRAAERYNEALTIAKKLRDLTKVADAKIGLGLSFRAQGKWKDTLKLLKESEIIYRRKNDIEGIAFLKWAEGGTLRIKGDITNSIRSYKKSLKMFKAIGDRAGSGYCLCGLGGASRVSGKYINSLRFYTEANKLFLTLKDTFGKAYSYCGIGNAYRLMNDFKNSSKYFKKAMRLYKKIGDKVSYAYTLWGFGILYLMIGQYLKASEYLKMALSFFKLTNDPRGIIYCELGFGQIALLKCKNNSAKNLFLAAERKSKRYNFALEKCHVRLLLNYLNSIYFRKDQKLIFKTNKKCYNVLGVKIEFQGLPFNIP, from the coding sequence ATGTTACAACTATCAAAAAATTCAGAGAAATCTCAGGAAATAAATAGCATAATCTTTCTTGCCGAGAAGCTTAGAGAAAAATTTTTATATTCTGAATCTCTCAAATTATTCGAAAAGGCACTAAAAGCATGCAAGATGATGAATGACCATCAAACATATTTTAAATGTGCAATTTCCTCAGGTGATATACTTAGAATGTTAGGAAAATTCAATCGTGCTGCTGAACGTTATAACGAAGCATTAACAATAGCTAAAAAACTAAGAGATCTAACAAAAGTTGCAGATGCAAAAATCGGTCTTGGCCTTTCATTCAGAGCACAGGGCAAATGGAAAGATACATTAAAACTATTGAAAGAATCCGAAATAATTTACAGAAGAAAAAACGACATCGAGGGTATTGCATTCTTAAAATGGGCAGAGGGAGGCACTTTACGTATTAAAGGGGATATAACAAATTCAATCAGGTCCTATAAAAAATCATTGAAGATGTTTAAAGCCATAGGAGATAGAGCAGGTTCAGGTTATTGCCTATGCGGTCTTGGTGGAGCCTCGAGAGTTTCAGGAAAATATATTAATTCGCTGAGATTTTACACTGAAGCAAATAAACTGTTTCTAACTCTTAAAGATACGTTCGGGAAAGCTTATTCTTATTGCGGTATCGGAAATGCTTACAGGTTAATGAATGATTTCAAAAATTCTTCTAAATATTTTAAAAAAGCAATGCGTTTATATAAAAAAATAGGTGATAAAGTAAGTTATGCATATACCTTATGGGGTTTTGGTATTTTGTACCTAATGATTGGACAATATTTAAAGGCCAGTGAATATCTTAAAATGGCTCTATCTTTTTTTAAACTTACAAACGACCCAAGAGGAATAATCTATTGCGAATTAGGGTTCGGACAGATTGCATTGCTTAAATGCAAAAACAATTCAGCAAAAAATCTATTTTTAGCCGCTGAAAGAAAATCAAAAAGATATAATTTTGCACTTGAAAAGTGCCATGTAAGGCTATTATTAAACTATTTGAACAGTATATATTTTAGAAAAGATCAAAAATTAATTTTTAAGACAAATAAAAAATGTTATAATGTTCTCGGTGTAAAAATTGAGTTTCAAGGATTACCTTTTAATATTCCATAA
- a CDS encoding DUF1992 domain-containing protein, whose protein sequence is MEFLAKIAERKIIEAIENGEFDNLEGRGKPIIFEDDTWIPEDLRMAYRFLKNAGCTPPELELRKEIMNLCSLMNNIDDDKERLKKFRELNFMILKLNLTRKKPFDLEDFPEYEAKIMDKMLKEKNPR, encoded by the coding sequence ATGGAATTTTTAGCAAAAATAGCTGAAAGAAAAATTATAGAAGCTATTGAGAACGGAGAATTTGATAATCTCGAAGGCAGGGGAAAACCCATAATATTCGAAGATGACACATGGATTCCTGAAGATCTGAGAATGGCTTACCGATTTCTTAAAAATGCTGGCTGTACACCTCCAGAGCTTGAATTGAGAAAAGAAATAATGAACCTGTGTTCATTGATGAATAATATAGATGATGATAAAGAAAGGCTGAAAAAATTTAGAGAATTGAACTTCATGATTCTTAAACTGAACCTGACCCGCAAAAAACCTTTTGATCTAGAAGATTTTCCTGAATATGAAGCGAAGATAATGGATAAAATGCTTAAGGAAAAAAATCCTCGGTGA
- a CDS encoding ribulose-phosphate 3-epimerase: MTKIAPSILSANFLKLGEEIKAAESAGADMLHIDIMDGHFVPNITIGPSIVSSIRKITSLPLDVHLMIEQPERYLQDFIKAGADYLTVHFEASIHLHRTVQSIKESGVKSGVSINPATPVWNLENILSDVEIILVMSVNPGFGGQEFIVNSIDKIKTLKKLIRDKGLSVQIEVDGGLKLDNVSMVISAGADIIVMGSAFFNSQDYVTTIKKFREISGNK; encoded by the coding sequence ATGACTAAAATTGCACCTTCTATTTTATCAGCAAATTTCTTAAAACTGGGAGAAGAGATAAAAGCAGCAGAATCTGCTGGTGCTGATATGCTCCACATCGATATCATGGACGGTCATTTTGTCCCAAATATTACAATCGGACCTTCAATTGTTTCGTCAATCCGAAAAATTACATCTTTACCGCTCGATGTACACTTAATGATCGAACAGCCTGAAAGATATCTGCAGGATTTTATCAAAGCAGGGGCTGATTACCTAACAGTTCACTTTGAAGCATCCATACATCTACACAGAACTGTTCAGAGTATTAAGGAAAGCGGTGTAAAGTCCGGTGTATCAATCAATCCCGCAACTCCTGTATGGAATCTTGAAAATATTTTGTCTGATGTTGAAATAATACTCGTTATGTCTGTTAATCCTGGTTTTGGAGGACAGGAATTTATAGTAAATTCAATTGATAAGATTAAAACACTCAAAAAGCTTATCAGAGATAAAGGTCTTTCTGTTCAAATAGAAGTGGATGGTGGATTGAAACTCGACAATGTTTCGATGGTCATATCTGCAGGAGCAGATATCATTGTGATGGGATCAGCATTTTTTAATTCTCAGGATTATGTTACAACTATCAAAAAATTCAGAGAAATCTCAGGAAATAAATAG
- a CDS encoding ABC transporter substrate-binding protein has translation MNVQRLFYLTFLFFLFHPLPFHFLYAEPPKRIISLAPNLTEILFESGLGNRVIGVTTFCDYPEEAKKIAKIGGMSNPSLEAVVRLKPDIVVMTTDGNTKDFANRIQSLNIKTYVFKARRLSELPGAIRDMCSVLNCAPEGYSLAEKIENYINNASLEMRNKNKSSLQKNVLFIVWPEPLIVAGPGTAINEAINLLGSKNIAEKAKTAYPKYSVEEIIRQSPDVIIIGKGHENMKVVSTKLIMRLKNIPAVKNNKVFYISDSLYRLGPRVINGIEELKTCLQ, from the coding sequence GTGAATGTTCAAAGGTTATTTTATTTAACTTTCCTATTTTTTCTTTTTCATCCTCTTCCTTTCCACTTTCTTTATGCTGAACCTCCAAAGAGAATTATATCTTTAGCCCCAAATCTTACAGAAATTCTTTTCGAATCAGGACTCGGCAATAGGGTTATAGGAGTAACAACCTTCTGTGATTATCCTGAAGAGGCAAAAAAAATAGCAAAAATTGGCGGCATGTCCAATCCTTCTCTTGAGGCTGTCGTTAGATTAAAACCTGATATAGTAGTAATGACTACTGATGGAAATACAAAAGATTTCGCTAATAGAATACAATCATTGAATATAAAAACATATGTGTTTAAAGCACGTCGCCTATCGGAGTTGCCTGGAGCTATTCGCGACATGTGTTCAGTTTTAAATTGTGCTCCTGAAGGGTATTCACTTGCAGAAAAAATAGAAAATTACATAAACAATGCCAGCCTGGAAATGAGGAATAAAAATAAATCATCGTTACAAAAAAATGTTCTTTTTATAGTCTGGCCTGAACCTCTTATAGTTGCAGGGCCAGGAACAGCTATTAACGAGGCAATTAACCTTTTAGGTAGTAAGAACATTGCTGAGAAAGCGAAAACTGCATATCCAAAATATTCTGTTGAAGAGATTATTCGTCAATCACCTGATGTTATTATTATTGGCAAGGGTCATGAAAATATGAAAGTTGTGTCAACAAAACTCATCATGAGGTTAAAAAATATTCCAGCAGTAAAAAATAATAAGGTTTTTTATATTAGCGATAGTTTATATAGACTTGGCCCACGAGTCATCAACGGGATTGAAGAACTCAAGACTTGTCTGCAATAA
- a CDS encoding DUF512 domain-containing protein, with protein sequence MHGEHGIKVAYVHPESPAEKSGIMPGDILLTINSYKLRDPIDLMFYGDEDRLNIELKRKNRIMNVQILMTNSKGIGIDFMPFKVKTCRNNCLFCFVKQLPKGMRKNLYIKDEDYRLSFLYGNYITMSNLSKEDKKRIVEQHLSPLYISVHTTNKILRNKLLGNPKAPDILKELKFLSNNKLRFNVQIVLCPGYNDGKELQQTLNNLYKFYPYLLSIAVVPVGLTIHREHPLNPVKKEDALNAINIIETFQKRFIKKHGNPIVYCADELYILAERPLPPLKEYGELYQIENGVGMVSYFMNQAKKVKLTKKIKIKKRFLTFTGISFYPFLKKYLDKLSEDDIVQIDVLPVENTFFGSSITVTGLLTGRDVMKTVLDKVEDHDILLIPDVVLNEEDKFLDDITLTDIEEALKIKVKKIQSTPFGLIQGILD encoded by the coding sequence ATGCACGGTGAACACGGTATAAAAGTGGCTTATGTACATCCGGAAAGTCCGGCTGAGAAATCAGGCATCATGCCAGGAGATATTTTGCTCACTATTAATTCTTACAAGCTTCGCGACCCAATCGACTTGATGTTCTATGGTGACGAAGATCGTTTAAATATTGAACTGAAAAGAAAAAACAGGATAATGAATGTCCAAATACTCATGACAAATAGTAAAGGAATCGGAATAGATTTTATGCCATTTAAGGTAAAGACCTGCCGAAACAATTGTCTTTTCTGTTTTGTAAAACAACTTCCAAAGGGAATGAGAAAAAATCTTTATATAAAAGATGAAGATTATAGACTATCATTTCTCTATGGAAATTATATTACGATGTCCAATCTCAGTAAAGAGGACAAAAAACGAATAGTAGAACAGCATCTCAGTCCACTATACATCTCTGTTCATACAACCAATAAAATTTTACGAAATAAACTTCTCGGAAATCCAAAGGCACCAGATATTCTTAAGGAACTAAAATTTCTTTCAAATAATAAGTTGCGATTTAATGTTCAGATAGTACTTTGTCCTGGATACAATGATGGGAAGGAACTTCAGCAGACATTAAACAATCTTTACAAATTTTATCCTTATTTGCTTTCCATAGCTGTCGTCCCAGTTGGTTTAACAATACACAGGGAACACCCTCTTAACCCTGTAAAGAAAGAAGATGCATTAAATGCTATTAATATTATAGAAACATTCCAGAAGAGATTTATAAAAAAACATGGCAATCCAATTGTTTACTGTGCGGATGAGCTTTATATATTAGCTGAGCGCCCTTTGCCTCCACTAAAAGAATATGGCGAATTATATCAAATAGAAAATGGTGTTGGAATGGTGTCATATTTCATGAATCAAGCTAAAAAAGTGAAGTTGACAAAGAAAATTAAAATAAAAAAAAGATTCCTGACATTTACAGGAATTTCATTTTATCCTTTTTTGAAAAAATATCTTGATAAATTATCAGAAGATGACATTGTTCAAATCGATGTATTACCTGTTGAAAATACTTTTTTTGGATCATCTATTACTGTAACAGGTCTTTTAACAGGCAGGGATGTTATGAAAACAGTGCTCGACAAGGTTGAAGATCACGACATATTGCTTATTCCCGATGTAGTTCTTAATGAAGAAGATAAATTTCTGGATGATATAACACTTACTGATATCGAAGAAGCTCTAAAAATCAAAGTAAAGAAAATACAATCTACACCCTTCGGACTGATTCAGGGTATTTTGGATTAA
- a CDS encoding CDP-alcohol phosphatidyltransferase family protein: MVVVFNIPNTLTITRILIIPIFVTSIIYKWYDYSLYLFVIAAITDVFDGLFARLRNQKTILGTFLDPLADKFLLVTSFIILSSYGWMPKWITITVLSRDIIVITGWFLIYFVAGYSKVEPSVLGKITMWVQSLLIAYILLDINLLFLPDNPKFLLLTTTAFTISSGLHYIYKGLKITHAR; this comes from the coding sequence TTGGTAGTTGTATTTAATATTCCAAATACACTAACTATTACGAGAATCCTGATCATACCTATTTTTGTTACATCAATTATTTATAAGTGGTATGATTACTCTCTGTATCTTTTTGTAATCGCTGCAATAACAGATGTTTTTGATGGTTTGTTTGCCCGTCTCAGAAATCAGAAAACTATATTAGGAACTTTTCTTGATCCACTTGCGGATAAGTTCCTACTTGTTACATCATTCATAATTTTATCCTCTTATGGATGGATGCCTAAATGGATTACTATAACTGTACTAAGTAGAGATATCATTGTTATAACAGGATGGTTCCTTATTTATTTTGTGGCAGGATATTCAAAGGTTGAACCATCAGTGCTTGGTAAAATTACGATGTGGGTTCAGAGCCTTCTAATCGCATATATTCTTCTTGACATAAATCTTCTTTTTTTGCCAGATAATCCAAAATTTCTTCTTTTAACGACAACGGCTTTCACTATTTCTTCAGGACTTCATTATATCTATAAAGGATTGAAAATAACGCATGCACGGTGA
- a CDS encoding cytochrome c biogenesis protein ResB translates to MEKENNKKLTDKIWNFFASIKLAITVFALIALTSIIGTIIEQRADPEKNIQILSKLFGESLGPTMFSIFDKLGFMDMYHSWWFTALLILFSVNLIICSLERLPKTLKIIKDPIAPVSDEQIKNFLINKEVILKAKPDKIKDKVALAMSSVGFKNFQEIKEDKGYQLFLQKGRYGRLGVYVTHFSILIILIGAILGMRFGFNGYLNIPEGVVSNIAFSTNGKEIPLGFEIRCDNFDVEFYGASDMPKEYRSWLSIIKDGQIVVQKSIVVNNPLVYKGITFYQSSYGFIPENAGRGILLLGITSREGKTSEFQLRLGDTFHIPGSTISGKILDFSPALKVDEHGHAFTYTNQMNNPAVLIAFFDSDKHKYTGWILRRYPETGQLPEGHRIVFKDYWGVEYTGLQVRKDPGVWVVYLGCIAMSIGLFIAFFISHRKVWIKIIEDKNNSKILIGALANKNRVTLEKKIDKLISILRKNHEGR, encoded by the coding sequence TTGGAAAAAGAAAATAACAAGAAATTAACGGACAAAATCTGGAACTTTTTTGCATCAATAAAACTCGCCATTACCGTTTTTGCTCTCATAGCTCTTACATCAATAATAGGGACTATTATCGAACAACGTGCTGATCCGGAAAAAAACATTCAGATACTTTCGAAACTCTTTGGAGAATCTCTCGGTCCAACTATGTTTAGCATATTCGATAAACTCGGATTTATGGATATGTATCATTCATGGTGGTTCACTGCTCTATTGATACTTTTCTCTGTCAATCTTATCATCTGCTCACTTGAAAGGCTACCAAAAACATTGAAAATTATTAAGGACCCAATAGCCCCTGTCTCCGATGAACAAATCAAAAATTTCCTCATAAACAAAGAAGTTATTTTGAAGGCAAAACCGGACAAGATAAAAGACAAGGTTGCCTTGGCAATGAGTTCCGTTGGATTCAAAAATTTTCAGGAGATAAAAGAAGACAAAGGATACCAATTATTCTTGCAGAAGGGACGTTATGGAAGACTCGGAGTATACGTTACCCATTTCAGCATACTCATTATACTTATAGGAGCGATTTTAGGAATGAGGTTTGGTTTCAATGGATATTTGAATATTCCAGAAGGTGTGGTATCAAACATAGCTTTCTCCACAAACGGCAAAGAAATCCCATTAGGATTTGAAATTCGATGTGACAATTTCGATGTGGAATTCTATGGTGCGTCAGATATGCCAAAAGAATATAGAAGCTGGCTGAGTATAATAAAAGACGGGCAAATTGTTGTTCAAAAATCCATTGTGGTAAACAATCCCCTTGTTTATAAAGGCATAACCTTTTATCAGTCAAGTTATGGTTTTATTCCTGAAAATGCTGGAAGAGGTATTCTTTTATTAGGTATCACTTCTCGCGAAGGAAAAACATCTGAGTTTCAATTAAGACTTGGGGATACTTTTCACATACCAGGGAGTACTATTTCTGGTAAGATTCTTGACTTCAGTCCTGCACTTAAGGTCGATGAACATGGACACGCCTTTACGTATACAAACCAGATGAATAATCCTGCAGTTCTTATCGCATTTTTTGATTCTGATAAACACAAATATACAGGATGGATATTACGAAGATATCCTGAAACCGGCCAGTTACCAGAAGGTCACAGGATAGTTTTCAAGGATTACTGGGGTGTTGAATACACAGGGCTTCAAGTAAGAAAAGACCCTGGTGTATGGGTGGTATATTTAGGTTGTATTGCAATGAGTATAGGATTGTTTATAGCTTTTTTTATAAGCCACAGAAAGGTCTGGATAAAAATAATTGAAGATAAGAATAACAGTAAGATACTAATAGGAGCGTTAGCAAATAAAAACAGGGTTACTCTGGAAAAAAAGATAGATAAATTGATCTCTATTCTCAGGAAGAATCATGAAGGGAGATAA
- a CDS encoding TonB-dependent receptor, whose amino-acid sequence MRSFLKLFNILLSSAFCLSLFTLSFAEENTISMEEIIVTASKINEEIEETTSTVIVIKNDDIEKMNVQFIPDILRKIHELNLTQSGSTGTLATVIMRGGDSTHTIVMIDGIKVNSTLTGSFDFSGITINDIDRIEIVKGPQSTMYGSEAMAGVINIITKKGSGKPKVVLSLEGGSYGTYNPSVNISGGDEKFDYRLTVNHFYTNGISIAKTGEEEDSYMHSSVSSSFGLRASETIQFELMGRYSYNRSELDGFDFLQMEASDDLNFIQRGNHYLVSGKGKIHISDIWNQFITISTTQDSLKFTDPDTYFNNYQIISNIDTIDWQNNIYLLQILTVTGGIEYRIEKGENVDNFDESIKNKAFYLNNKLKLLNDDIVFNAGLRYDDHETFGNKTTYRIGVMYLVSPLNLRIKSSYGTGFRAPTLNELFFPFYGNTKLKSEESSSWELSIEGNYLQKKVMVSVTYFIQEYKNLIQTDPITYTAANISKAAIKGIEATASYHMTDYLSLKGGYTYLDTEDKTTGENLTRRPENKFLASLEFSKKGLSLLADYLYVDQCLDSSVNRKLSSYWLVNLSGTYQATKSLSLFGRINNLFDEDYEEVGGYNTPGFSAYAGLKIFF is encoded by the coding sequence ATGAGATCATTTTTAAAACTTTTCAATATTTTGTTATCATCTGCTTTTTGTCTATCACTTTTCACTTTATCATTTGCAGAAGAAAATACTATCTCAATGGAAGAGATCATCGTAACAGCTTCAAAAATTAATGAAGAAATCGAAGAAACAACAAGCACTGTTATTGTTATCAAAAATGATGATATAGAAAAAATGAACGTTCAATTTATTCCAGACATTTTAAGGAAGATTCATGAATTAAATCTTACACAATCCGGAAGCACAGGAACACTTGCAACTGTAATCATGCGTGGTGGAGATTCCACACATACAATCGTCATGATCGATGGCATAAAAGTTAACAGTACATTAACAGGATCATTTGATTTTTCAGGAATAACTATCAATGATATCGATAGGATAGAGATAGTTAAAGGGCCACAAAGTACGATGTATGGTTCAGAAGCAATGGCTGGGGTCATCAATATTATCACAAAAAAAGGGAGCGGTAAACCAAAGGTTGTATTATCTCTTGAAGGTGGTTCATATGGAACATATAATCCATCGGTTAATATTTCAGGGGGAGATGAAAAATTTGACTACAGGCTTACAGTCAACCATTTTTATACAAATGGCATCTCGATTGCAAAAACAGGCGAGGAAGAAGATAGTTATATGCATTCCTCTGTTTCCAGTAGTTTTGGTCTTAGAGCCTCAGAAACAATACAGTTTGAACTCATGGGAAGATATTCATACAATCGTTCTGAACTTGATGGATTCGACTTTCTGCAGATGGAGGCTTCTGATGATCTGAATTTTATTCAACGTGGAAATCATTATCTTGTCTCAGGAAAAGGAAAGATTCATATTTCTGATATCTGGAATCAGTTTATTACTATCTCAACAACTCAGGATTCCCTTAAATTCACAGATCCTGATACATATTTCAATAATTATCAGATAATCTCAAATATTGACACAATTGACTGGCAGAATAACATTTACTTATTGCAGATACTTACAGTAACTGGAGGTATAGAATATAGAATAGAAAAAGGAGAGAATGTAGATAACTTTGATGAATCTATCAAAAATAAAGCATTTTACCTTAATAACAAACTGAAACTCCTGAACGACGATATAGTATTTAATGCTGGCCTGCGATATGATGATCATGAGACCTTCGGTAATAAAACAACATATAGAATCGGGGTAATGTATCTTGTCAGTCCTTTGAATTTGAGAATAAAAAGCAGTTATGGAACAGGATTTAGGGCACCAACTCTAAATGAACTTTTCTTTCCTTTTTATGGCAATACGAAGCTGAAATCTGAAGAGAGTTCTTCATGGGAGTTATCGATAGAGGGGAATTACTTGCAAAAAAAAGTAATGGTTTCTGTCACATACTTTATTCAGGAATATAAAAACCTGATACAGACAGATCCTATCACATACACTGCTGCTAATATTTCAAAAGCAGCAATAAAAGGAATTGAAGCAACGGCTTCTTATCACATGACAGACTATCTATCTCTCAAAGGTGGTTATACATATCTTGATACAGAAGATAAAACTACCGGTGAAAATCTCACGAGAAGGCCTGAAAATAAATTTCTTGCATCTCTGGAATTTTCTAAAAAAGGGCTATCCTTGCTTGCTGATTATCTATATGTAGATCAATGTTTAGATTCATCTGTAAACAGAAAACTTTCATCGTATTGGCTTGTCAATTTATCAGGAACATATCAGGCAACAAAATCGCTTAGCCTTTTTGGAAGAATCAACAACCTTTTCGATGAGGATTACGAAGAAGTTGGAGGCTATAATACTCCTGGATTTTCAGCTTACGCCGGGCTAAAAATATTTTTTTAG
- a CDS encoding PASTA domain-containing protein, with protein MQKGFSSLLKFTIFAIAFIFLGLFFGYITFRILSFSRTVEVPDLRGRNLLESNRLLTDKNLYLKIEGEDYDSTIPVGYVLKQDIPAGKKVKEKRAIKVVISKGPRVKSIPLLVNETLFNAESILIQKGLRVTRVFMVHSDIIEKDKIIAQKPGIDEPLTDTITLLVSLGPHQKTYFCPDFRAMPLEQSLEIIKKLNLKVNIEGTGEIVESQKPEPGKQIKTGELVKLILY; from the coding sequence TTGCAAAAGGGATTCAGCAGTTTATTAAAATTTACAATTTTTGCAATAGCTTTTATATTCCTTGGACTTTTCTTTGGATACATTACATTCAGAATACTCAGTTTTAGCAGAACAGTAGAGGTCCCCGACCTTCGTGGTAGAAATCTTTTAGAATCAAACAGGCTTCTGACTGATAAAAATCTTTATCTCAAGATTGAAGGTGAAGATTATGATTCTACTATCCCCGTAGGTTATGTATTAAAACAGGATATACCAGCAGGCAAAAAAGTAAAGGAAAAAAGGGCAATTAAGGTGGTTATTAGTAAGGGGCCCAGGGTCAAATCAATCCCATTGCTCGTAAATGAAACTCTCTTTAATGCAGAGTCAATTCTGATTCAGAAAGGACTGAGAGTTACAAGAGTTTTTATGGTTCATTCAGATATTATCGAAAAGGATAAAATTATTGCTCAAAAACCTGGAATTGATGAACCGCTAACCGATACTATTACATTACTCGTAAGTTTAGGTCCACATCAGAAAACTTACTTCTGCCCGGATTTCAGGGCTATGCCGCTTGAACAGTCTCTCGAAATTATAAAAAAATTGAATCTCAAAGTTAATATTGAAGGAACAGGTGAAATTGTTGAGTCTCAAAAACCTGAGCCGGGTAAACAGATAAAGACTGGTGAATTAGTTAAATTGATACTCTACTGA
- a CDS encoding lytic transglycosylase domain-containing protein: MFNFVYADIYRYVDENGVTCYTDTPFNKKANRIIKEKKYSSFSESTKKFKTSSEDPSMYSDIIIEKATAYDIDPTLIKAVIKTESNWNSRAVSRKGAMGLMQLMPSTANEMNVTNPFDPEDNIEGGTKYLKYLLERFNGDLTLALAAYNAGPGAVEKYGYIPPITETKQYVKKVLSHYNGKTVYPLTGSKTGKTDKKSEPIYKIVLEDGTILFTNSYLFGKNLARY; encoded by the coding sequence ATGTTTAATTTTGTCTATGCCGATATTTATAGATATGTTGATGAAAATGGGGTAACATGTTATACAGATACTCCTTTCAATAAGAAAGCAAACAGGATTATCAAGGAAAAAAAATATTCTTCTTTTTCTGAATCTACTAAAAAATTCAAAACTTCTTCTGAAGATCCTTCAATGTATTCTGATATCATCATTGAAAAAGCTACAGCATATGATATTGATCCAACCCTTATAAAAGCTGTTATAAAAACTGAATCTAACTGGAACAGTAGAGCTGTTTCAAGGAAAGGAGCAATGGGGCTTATGCAGTTAATGCCATCGACAGCTAACGAAATGAATGTCACTAACCCTTTTGATCCTGAAGATAATATCGAAGGAGGAACTAAATATCTTAAATATCTACTCGAAAGATTTAATGGAGATCTGACACTTGCCTTAGCTGCATATAATGCAGGCCCAGGCGCTGTTGAAAAATATGGATATATTCCTCCGATTACAGAGACAAAACAATATGTTAAAAAAGTGCTCTCGCATTACAATGGAAAAACGGTTTATCCTTTAACAGGGAGCAAGACAGGGAAAACAGATAAAAAGTCAGAACCTATATATAAAATAGTGCTCGAGGATGGTACCATCCTCTTTACGAATTCTTATCTATTTGGAAAAAATCTTGCCAGGTATTGA
- the nadA gene encoding quinolinate synthase — translation MVPSSLRILIYLEKILPGIDDLEENRLQEEISELKKKRRAIILAHNYQRDEVQEIADFVGDSLELSRTASTIDCDVIVFAGVNFMAESASILSPDKTVLLPEIKAGCPMADMIHLDSPRMKIKRFPGFENPPSFIFPIEFSLRDIKTRYPDVPVVAYVNTTADIKAESFICCTSANIVKVIESLPDETVISVPDRNLSMWAQRNTKKNIIAWDGYCHVHERAKPEDVNKARKEHPKALFMAHPECRLDVLEMADHVTSTSGMLRFAKSSSSKEFIVGTELGLMHRLRKENPDKEFHPLRNDMICPNMKMTSLKSILRALKENTYLIKVPDNIRIPAKKSLDRMLDIK, via the coding sequence ATGGTACCATCCTCTTTACGAATTCTTATCTATTTGGAAAAAATCTTGCCAGGTATTGATGACCTCGAAGAAAATCGACTTCAGGAAGAAATTTCTGAACTGAAAAAAAAGAGACGTGCTATAATCCTCGCGCACAATTATCAGAGGGATGAAGTTCAGGAGATAGCAGATTTTGTAGGTGATTCGCTTGAACTTTCACGTACCGCTTCAACAATAGATTGTGATGTTATTGTTTTCGCAGGTGTAAACTTCATGGCAGAAAGCGCTTCAATTCTCTCTCCTGATAAAACAGTGCTTCTTCCAGAGATTAAAGCTGGATGTCCAATGGCAGATATGATACATTTAGACTCACCAAGAATGAAGATAAAACGTTTTCCTGGATTCGAAAATCCTCCATCTTTTATATTTCCAATAGAATTTTCATTAAGAGATATAAAGACACGATATCCTGATGTTCCGGTTGTTGCCTATGTTAATACTACAGCCGATATTAAAGCAGAAAGTTTTATTTGTTGCACATCAGCAAACATTGTTAAGGTTATAGAGTCTTTACCGGACGAAACAGTCATAAGCGTTCCTGATAGGAATCTTTCAATGTGGGCTCAGAGGAATACAAAAAAAAATATAATAGCATGGGATGGTTATTGCCATGTTCATGAAAGGGCGAAACCGGAAGATGTTAATAAAGCAAGAAAAGAACACCCTAAAGCTTTGTTCATGGCACATCCTGAATGCAGACTCGATGTGCTTGAGATGGCAGACCATGTCACAAGCACATCAGGTATGTTAAGGTTTGCTAAGTCATCCTCTTCAAAAGAGTTTATTGTTGGTACAGAGTTAGGTCTAATGCACCGTTTGAGAAAAGAAAATCCTGATAAGGAGTTTCATCCTTTAAGGAATGACATGATTTGTCCAAATATGAAGATGACGTCTTTAAAAAGCATTCTAAGGGCACTTAAAGAAAATACATATCTCATCAAGGTACCTGATAACATAAGGATTCCTGCTAAAAAGTCTCTGGACAGAATGCTTGATATTAAGTGA